One stretch of Sandaracinaceae bacterium DNA includes these proteins:
- a CDS encoding response regulator transcription factor: protein MTAVRLLIADDHPIVVQGITRFAELEPTLEVIGAAASADALLALLETTTPDVISLDVQMPGMEGPRTVEAVAAAGAPVLLFTLHPIDLAIASLIHAGAAGYLPKSSSLERYVEAIHALHGGGRVLPPELEALLDAPAAKAPSELLTPREMQVFERLVMGETIKEAAFSLGLSVSTVYTYSDRIRTKLGVRTQPELVRYAASWDLDQR from the coding sequence GTGACCGCGGTCCGGCTGCTGATCGCCGACGATCACCCGATCGTGGTGCAAGGGATCACGCGCTTCGCGGAGCTCGAGCCCACGCTGGAGGTGATCGGGGCCGCCGCATCGGCCGACGCGCTGCTCGCGCTCCTCGAGACGACGACGCCCGACGTCATCAGCCTCGACGTGCAGATGCCCGGGATGGAGGGCCCGCGCACGGTCGAGGCGGTGGCCGCGGCGGGCGCCCCCGTCTTGCTCTTCACGCTCCACCCCATCGACCTCGCCATCGCGTCCCTGATCCACGCGGGCGCGGCCGGCTACCTGCCGAAGTCGAGCTCGCTCGAGCGCTACGTGGAGGCCATCCACGCCCTGCACGGCGGAGGTCGCGTGCTGCCTCCCGAGCTCGAGGCGCTCCTCGACGCGCCCGCCGCGAAGGCGCCGAGCGAGCTGCTGACGCCGCGCGAGATGCAGGTGTTCGAGCGCCTCGTGATGGGCGAGACCATCAAGGAGGCGGCCTTCTCGCTCGGGCTCTCCGTCAGCACCGTCTACACCTACAGCGACCGCATCCGCACCAAGCTCGGCGTGCGCACCCAGCCCGAGCTCGTCCGCTACGCCGCGAGCTGGGACCTCGACCAGCGCTGA
- a CDS encoding sensor histidine kinase, whose product MNEAKMLADERAFEHFSRDEFRRRMERTALVCVGLFASAWVIGRIVLAGRDLEGPGRLWLAVLTGIALASWLAFRRLPLAARHPMFFGLLMHSATAWGAAMHVSQMGPLDSPFFYVVYTLPPLSISMPCRLPSRIAMTLSGAGVFAVTYFARNPEMLGHPMIHVPMVVLSAVTVASVVLGHNVQRLMRDRFLFGLRLERQRAQLAAHAQRLEQEVEDRSKALGDLASALESATTERADVARQLHDDLGQLIVGVRMELDHLGRRLSHAPTDEGPRLEYLASVVETLDGSVRRFIDRLREPRALPPLARSLDELIAPLRERSGLSLSTAVELDQPLPALEREAIYRLVQEALTNVFKHADASEVRVSVRGDEGGVMAEVLDDGRGFDPEATPSGWGLRGLRERAEALGGELDVQSGAGGTAVRLRVPLEAAPRPLKASA is encoded by the coding sequence GTGAACGAGGCGAAGATGTTGGCCGACGAGCGCGCCTTCGAGCACTTCAGCCGCGATGAGTTTCGGCGCCGCATGGAGCGCACGGCGCTCGTCTGCGTGGGGTTGTTCGCGAGCGCCTGGGTGATCGGGCGGATCGTCCTGGCGGGGCGCGACCTCGAGGGGCCAGGCCGGCTCTGGCTCGCCGTCCTCACCGGGATCGCGCTCGCGTCGTGGCTCGCCTTCCGACGCCTCCCGCTCGCCGCGCGCCACCCGATGTTCTTCGGGCTGCTCATGCACTCCGCGACGGCGTGGGGGGCGGCGATGCACGTCAGCCAGATGGGCCCGCTCGACAGCCCCTTCTTCTACGTCGTCTACACCCTGCCGCCGCTGTCGATCAGCATGCCCTGCCGGCTGCCGTCGCGGATCGCGATGACCCTCTCGGGGGCGGGCGTGTTCGCGGTGACCTACTTCGCGCGCAACCCGGAGATGCTCGGCCACCCGATGATCCACGTGCCGATGGTGGTCCTGTCGGCGGTGACGGTCGCGAGCGTGGTGCTCGGACACAACGTCCAGCGATTGATGCGCGACCGCTTCCTCTTCGGGCTCCGGCTCGAGCGGCAGCGGGCGCAGCTCGCCGCCCACGCGCAGCGGCTCGAGCAGGAGGTCGAGGACCGCTCGAAGGCGCTGGGGGACCTGGCGAGCGCGCTCGAGTCCGCGACGACCGAGCGCGCGGACGTCGCGCGGCAGCTCCACGACGACCTCGGACAGCTCATCGTCGGCGTGCGCATGGAGCTCGACCACCTCGGCCGCCGCCTCTCGCACGCGCCCACCGACGAGGGGCCGCGGCTGGAGTACCTCGCGAGCGTGGTCGAGACGCTCGACGGCTCGGTCCGCCGCTTCATCGACCGCCTGCGCGAGCCGCGCGCCCTGCCGCCGCTCGCCCGCAGCCTCGATGAGCTCATCGCCCCGCTGCGGGAGCGCTCCGGCCTCTCGCTCAGCACCGCGGTCGAGCTCGATCAGCCCCTGCCCGCGCTCGAGCGCGAGGCCATCTACCGGCTGGTGCAGGAGGCGCTGACCAACGTCTTCAAGCACGCGGACGCATCCGAGGTCCGCGTGTCGGTCAGAGGCGACGAGGGCGGCGTGATGGCGGAGGTCCTCGACGACGGCCGCGGCTTCGACCCCGAGGCCACGCCCTCCGGCTGGGGCCTGCGCGGGCTGCGCGAGCGCGCCGAGGCGCTCGGCGGTGAGCTGGACGTCCAGAGCGGCGCAGGCGGCACGGCCGTCCGGCTGCGCGTCCCCCTCGAGGCTGCCCCGCGTCCGCTGAAGGCCTCGGCGTGA
- a CDS encoding VOC family protein: MITGIHGMYFSEEADALRAFLRDKLQIPARDVGGGWLVFDLPMADMGVHPTDHEGAPASGTHDVSFICDDIEKTVAEMKARGVEFDDEIQDQGYGLTIHFRMPGGVRVEMFQKRY; this comes from the coding sequence ATGATCACAGGCATCCACGGCATGTACTTCTCGGAGGAGGCGGACGCGCTGCGCGCCTTCCTGCGGGACAAGCTCCAGATCCCCGCGCGCGACGTCGGCGGCGGCTGGCTCGTCTTCGACCTGCCGATGGCGGACATGGGCGTGCACCCCACCGACCACGAGGGCGCGCCCGCGTCGGGCACCCACGACGTCTCGTTCATCTGCGACGACATCGAGAAGACGGTGGCCGAGATGAAGGCGCGCGGGGTCGAGTTCGACGACGAGATCCAGGACCAGGGCTACGGCCTGACCATCCACTTCCGGATGCCGGGCGGCGTCCGGGTCGAGATGTTCCAGAAGCGCTACTGA
- a CDS encoding MBL fold metallo-hydrolase, whose amino-acid sequence MSITTIDCAYLGDGFAAAYLVREGDRAAFVETNTTHAVPRLLAALEAEGLGPEAVDWVIITHVHLDHAGGASALMEACPNATLLAHPRAARHAIDPTKLVASAKEVYGEAAFAELYGEIAPIDEARVRIMEDEETLTWGERTLTFLHTRGHANHHFCVLDSKTNAIFTGDAFGLVYPRLQHHGLFAIPSTSPTDFDAAAAKASLDRIVATGAERAYLTHFGGHEQLDAIAAQLHRQLDLYDGIVRRALADGLEGEALDAFCDERVRALFAQLLETHGLADDAEARTILETDMSLNAQGVAFAVKKAQHKARVRAEETR is encoded by the coding sequence ATGAGCATCACCACCATCGACTGCGCCTACCTCGGGGACGGCTTCGCGGCCGCGTACCTGGTGCGCGAGGGCGACCGCGCCGCGTTCGTCGAGACCAATACGACGCACGCCGTGCCTCGCCTGCTCGCCGCGCTCGAGGCGGAGGGCCTCGGCCCGGAGGCGGTCGACTGGGTGATCATCACGCACGTGCACCTCGACCACGCGGGAGGCGCCTCGGCGCTCATGGAGGCGTGCCCGAACGCGACCCTGCTCGCCCACCCGCGCGCCGCGCGCCACGCCATCGACCCGACGAAGCTCGTCGCGAGCGCGAAGGAGGTCTACGGCGAGGCCGCGTTCGCCGAGCTGTACGGGGAGATCGCGCCGATCGACGAGGCGCGCGTGCGCATCATGGAGGACGAGGAGACCCTCACCTGGGGCGAGCGCACCCTCACCTTCCTGCACACGCGGGGGCACGCGAACCACCACTTCTGCGTGCTGGACTCGAAGACGAACGCGATCTTCACCGGCGACGCGTTCGGGCTCGTGTACCCGCGCCTCCAGCACCACGGGCTCTTCGCGATCCCCTCCACGTCGCCCACGGACTTCGACGCGGCGGCCGCGAAGGCGAGCCTCGACCGCATCGTCGCCACGGGCGCCGAGCGCGCCTACCTCACGCACTTCGGCGGGCACGAGCAGCTCGACGCCATCGCGGCGCAGCTCCACCGGCAGCTCGACCTCTACGACGGCATCGTCCGGCGGGCGCTCGCCGACGGGCTGGAGGGCGAGGCGCTCGACGCCTTCTGCGACGAGCGGGTGCGGGCGCTCTTCGCGCAGCTCCTCGAGACCCATGGGCTCGCCGACGACGCCGAGGCGCGCACCATCCTGGAGACCGACATGAGCCTGAACGCACAGGGCGTCGCGTTCGCGGTGAAGAAGGCCCAGCACAAGGCGCGCGTGCGCGCGGAGGAGACGCGATGA
- the fusA gene encoding elongation factor G translates to MTKDLSKYRNIGIFAHVDAGKTTTTERILKLTGKIHKLGEVHDGAATTDFMEQEQERGITIQSAATTCFWKDYRLNIIDTPGHVDFTIEVYRSLKVLDGGVGVFCGSGGVEPQSETNWRYANNSKVARIIYVNKLDRLGADFYRVVGQIKTVLAAKPLVMVLPIGTEADFVGVVDLIERKAYVWDDTGLPENYEVKDIPEDMKEQVEKYRTELVETAVEQDDEVFEKYLEGEEPDIATIKACIRKGTRDLAFFPTYCGSSFKNKGVQQVLDAVVDYLPDPTEVPPQPEIDLEGNETGGFATVDPEGPVRALAFKIMDDRFGALTFIRVYSGTINKGDTLLNTFTGKTERIGRMVEMHANDRTMLDTAQAGDIVAAVGLKNVRTGHTLADVKNPATLEPMVFPDPVISVAIIPRDKANSEKLNAALGKMVAEDPSFHVEVDEESGDTIMKGMGELHLDIKVDILKRTHGVEADVGKPQVAYRETITQIVNDQYTHKKQTGGSGQFAKIDYTVEPGEPGTGFVFESKVTGGNVPKEYIPSVEKGFKSQIDKGPLVGFPLLDFKLILTDGGFHAVDSSQMAFEAAARAAFRQTMPKCGPQLLEPIMKVDVFVPEDNVGDVIGDLNRRRGMIKSQEQGPTNVRIKADVPLSEMFGYIGDLRSATSGRGQFSMEFSHYSPVPNNIVEKVKEEVKARQEQRK, encoded by the coding sequence GAGGTGCACGATGGCGCCGCCACCACCGACTTCATGGAGCAGGAGCAGGAGCGCGGCATCACGATCCAGTCGGCGGCGACGACCTGCTTCTGGAAGGATTATCGCCTCAACATCATCGACACCCCCGGGCACGTCGACTTCACCATCGAGGTCTACCGTTCGCTCAAGGTGCTCGACGGCGGCGTGGGTGTGTTCTGCGGCTCGGGCGGCGTGGAGCCGCAGTCGGAGACGAACTGGCGCTACGCCAACAACTCCAAGGTCGCGCGCATCATCTACGTGAACAAGCTCGACCGCCTCGGCGCCGACTTCTACCGCGTGGTGGGCCAGATCAAGACGGTGCTCGCGGCCAAGCCGCTCGTCATGGTGCTCCCGATCGGGACCGAGGCCGACTTCGTCGGCGTCGTCGACCTCATCGAGCGCAAGGCCTACGTCTGGGACGACACCGGGCTGCCCGAGAACTACGAGGTCAAGGACATCCCGGAGGACATGAAGGAGCAGGTCGAGAAGTACCGGACCGAGCTCGTCGAGACCGCCGTGGAGCAGGACGACGAGGTCTTCGAGAAGTACCTCGAGGGCGAAGAGCCGGACATCGCCACGATCAAGGCGTGCATCCGCAAGGGCACCCGAGACCTCGCCTTCTTCCCGACCTACTGCGGCTCGTCCTTCAAGAACAAGGGCGTCCAGCAGGTCCTCGACGCGGTCGTGGACTACCTCCCCGACCCGACCGAGGTGCCCCCGCAGCCCGAGATCGACCTCGAGGGCAACGAGACCGGCGGCTTCGCCACGGTGGACCCGGAGGGCCCGGTCCGCGCGCTCGCCTTCAAGATCATGGACGACCGCTTCGGCGCGCTGACCTTCATCCGCGTCTACTCGGGCACCATCAACAAGGGCGACACGCTCCTCAACACGTTCACGGGCAAGACCGAGCGGATCGGCCGCATGGTCGAGATGCACGCGAACGACCGCACGATGCTCGACACCGCGCAGGCGGGCGACATCGTCGCCGCCGTCGGCCTCAAGAACGTGCGCACCGGTCACACCCTCGCGGACGTGAAGAACCCGGCCACGCTCGAGCCGATGGTCTTCCCCGACCCGGTCATCTCGGTCGCCATCATCCCGCGTGACAAGGCCAACAGCGAGAAGCTGAACGCCGCGCTCGGCAAGATGGTCGCCGAGGACCCGTCCTTCCACGTCGAGGTCGACGAGGAGTCGGGCGACACGATCATGAAGGGCATGGGCGAGCTCCACCTCGACATCAAGGTGGACATCCTCAAGCGCACCCACGGCGTCGAGGCCGACGTCGGCAAGCCGCAGGTCGCGTACCGCGAGACGATCACGCAGATCGTCAACGACCAGTACACGCACAAGAAGCAGACCGGCGGCTCGGGCCAGTTCGCGAAGATCGACTACACGGTCGAGCCCGGCGAGCCCGGCACCGGCTTCGTCTTCGAGTCGAAGGTCACCGGCGGCAACGTGCCGAAGGAGTACATCCCCTCGGTCGAGAAGGGCTTCAAGAGCCAGATCGACAAGGGCCCGCTCGTCGGCTTCCCGCTCCTCGACTTCAAGCTCATCCTCACGGACGGCGGCTTCCACGCGGTCGACTCCTCGCAGATGGCGTTCGAGGCGGCGGCCCGCGCGGCGTTCCGGCAGACCATGCCGAAGTGCGGCCCGCAGCTGCTCGAGCCGATCATGAAGGTCGACGTCTTCGTCCCCGAGGACAACGTCGGCGACGTCATCGGCGACCTCAACCGTCGGCGCGGCATGATCAAGAGCCAGGAGCAGGGCCCGACCAACGTGCGCATCAAGGCGGACGTGCCCCTCTCGGAGATGTTCGGCTACATCGGCGACCTGCGCTCCGCGACCTCGGGTCGTGGCCAGTTCTCGATGGAGTTCAGCCACTACTCCCCGGTGCCGAACAACATCGTCGAGAAGGTCAAGGAAGAGGTCAAGGCCCGCCAGGAGCAGCGCAAGTAG